In Synechococcus sp. PCC 6312, one genomic interval encodes:
- a CDS encoding nucleotidyltransferase family protein produces MSISTHATRPLRGGNYQATPEQILLLRASLWPGERAIHAWQAWIQQVDFENLDAGSNRLLPLLYRNLSQLGVEHPTIEKLKGIYRYTWSMNQLRAQRLRKVLEKFQEADVPTILLKGMSLCIADYQDWGVRPMVDMDVLVPPEFTEKAMTILMQDGWKSTHYNPDKVHEHISLRHASGLKDQDGWSLDLHWRIFQNSFTLCDQKVFWDDSQLVKFMGLKTRILKPIDRFLHVCVHGSCWSPEPPIRWIADALTIYYKQDFSNWLELVERTNLFSLNLPLLTTLTYLNDNLELSIPRNIFSHIDHYSATKKEKFAHYIRTNSSVDVFSKNPLNSILAELMSLKLMYQSFSLYPGQLSKSKKNLLSFLWTYFRSEFCWQKLISRINKLFNTILIVFFKISR; encoded by the coding sequence ATGTCTATTTCAACACATGCGACCCGGCCATTAAGGGGTGGAAACTACCAAGCAACTCCTGAACAAATTTTATTATTGCGGGCATCTCTTTGGCCTGGAGAAAGGGCAATTCACGCATGGCAGGCCTGGATACAGCAAGTGGACTTTGAAAACCTTGATGCTGGCTCTAATCGGCTACTGCCGCTACTATACCGAAATTTATCTCAACTTGGTGTCGAACACCCAACAATAGAAAAGCTTAAAGGTATCTATCGATATACTTGGTCAATGAATCAGCTTCGTGCTCAAAGGCTAAGAAAAGTTTTAGAGAAGTTTCAAGAGGCAGATGTTCCAACTATTTTACTAAAGGGGATGAGCTTATGCATTGCCGATTATCAAGATTGGGGGGTACGGCCTATGGTAGATATGGATGTTTTGGTTCCTCCTGAGTTTACTGAAAAAGCTATGACGATTTTAATGCAAGATGGTTGGAAGTCTACACATTATAATCCTGACAAGGTCCATGAACATATATCTTTGCGACATGCCTCTGGATTAAAAGATCAAGACGGGTGGAGCCTAGATTTACATTGGCGAATTTTTCAAAATAGTTTTACCCTTTGTGATCAGAAAGTTTTTTGGGATGACAGTCAGCTAGTAAAATTTATGGGTTTAAAAACAAGAATACTTAAACCAATTGACCGTTTTCTCCATGTCTGTGTTCACGGTTCTTGCTGGTCTCCGGAGCCTCCTATTCGTTGGATTGCTGATGCATTAACAATTTACTATAAGCAAGATTTTTCTAACTGGTTAGAATTAGTGGAACGAACTAATTTATTTTCACTTAATCTTCCCTTGTTGACCACATTAACTTATCTTAATGATAATCTAGAACTATCAATTCCCAGAAATATATTTTCTCATATCGATCATTACTCTGCTACTAAAAAGGAGAAGTTTGCACATTATATAAGAACTAACTCCTCTGTGGATGTTTTCTCTAAAAATCCTCTTAACTCTATCTTGGCAGAGTTGATGAGCTTAAAGCTTATGTATCAGAGCTTTAGTTTATACCCAGGTCAATTATCAAAATCAAAGAAAAACCTATTGTCTTTTCTATGGACGTATTTTCGATCAGAATTCTGTTGGCAAAAGCTCATTTCTAGAATCAATAAACTATTTAACACAATATTGATAGTTTTCTTCAAGATTTCTCGATAA
- a CDS encoding glycosyltransferase family A protein, whose translation MTNIIKDDSLISVIIPVFNGEKYIKAAITSVLSQMKNSLEIVVIDDGSNDYTSTVIQKLMQNHQNIYYKYQENRGVGVARNYGVEISQGEFLAFLDADDLWAANKLTIQINAFKQNPDIDIVFGQVEHFISPDLSTQEAQRWNYPHKIMPAYAAGAMLLRRETFNHVGQFSETCEVGQFLDWYLRAIELNLISFLPPDVVLLRRVHNDNSSQKSKSYWQDYVRIIKSSLDRRRSQF comes from the coding sequence ATGACAAATATAATTAAGGATGATAGTTTGATCAGTGTAATTATACCTGTTTTTAATGGTGAAAAGTATATTAAAGCTGCTATTACTAGTGTTCTTTCTCAGATGAAAAACTCTTTGGAAATTGTCGTAATTGATGACGGTTCTAATGATTACACATCCACAGTTATACAGAAATTGATGCAGAATCATCAGAATATCTACTACAAATATCAAGAAAATCGAGGGGTTGGAGTAGCTCGTAATTATGGTGTTGAAATCTCTCAGGGTGAATTTCTCGCCTTCCTGGATGCCGATGATCTTTGGGCAGCTAATAAATTAACTATCCAGATAAATGCATTCAAGCAAAATCCAGATATAGATATTGTCTTTGGACAAGTTGAGCATTTCATCAGTCCCGATCTCTCTACCCAAGAAGCGCAACGCTGGAACTATCCTCACAAGATTATGCCCGCTTACGCCGCTGGGGCTATGTTATTAAGACGAGAAACCTTTAACCATGTCGGTCAATTCTCAGAAACTTGTGAAGTTGGACAATTTCTTGACTGGTATTTAAGAGCGATTGAATTAAATCTAATCAGCTTTCTTCCACCCGATGTCGTGCTCTTAAGGCGTGTTCACAATGATAATTCATCTCAAAAATCGAAAAGTTATTGGCAAGACTATGTGCGGATTATAAAATCTTCTTTAGACCGTAGAAGGAGTCAATTTTAA
- a CDS encoding glycosyltransferase, which yields MMIINLPLISVIIPVYNGERFLTEALDSVHSQNYQSLEIIVVDDGSTDKTASISQANPKVSYIYQYNQGAASAKNTGIKAAKGEYITFLDSDDLYPPGMLLNLATYLSRNTTVDIAHGLVQQLNYNPQTRTFDYSGIPHWNVNFASALYRASVFEKVGYCDISLKTNEDVDWFMRAWELGIPKARIYEVALLRRRHDQNMTNDKLRVQQGLVQAFYRHLKRNRQESELLSSSITVADYFGYVSSPELPRIS from the coding sequence ATGATGATTATCAATTTACCTCTAATTTCAGTGATTATACCTGTATATAACGGAGAGCGGTTTCTAACCGAGGCGTTAGATTCAGTTCACTCCCAGAATTACCAATCACTCGAAATAATTGTCGTGGATGATGGTTCTACGGACAAAACCGCATCAATTAGCCAAGCAAATCCGAAAGTTTCCTATATTTATCAATACAACCAGGGAGCTGCATCTGCAAAAAATACGGGTATTAAAGCTGCCAAAGGAGAATACATCACATTTTTAGACTCTGATGACTTATATCCACCGGGAATGCTACTTAACTTGGCAACTTATTTGAGTCGAAATACCACGGTTGATATTGCCCATGGCTTAGTTCAGCAACTTAACTATAATCCGCAAACAAGAACATTTGATTACTCGGGAATTCCCCATTGGAATGTAAACTTTGCCAGTGCACTATATCGGGCATCTGTATTTGAGAAGGTGGGCTACTGTGATATTTCACTCAAAACAAATGAGGATGTAGATTGGTTTATGCGAGCCTGGGAGCTTGGAATTCCAAAAGCTCGAATTTATGAAGTCGCTCTCTTACGTCGTAGGCATGATCAAAATATGACTAATGATAAGCTCCGAGTTCAACAGGGATTAGTGCAGGCTTTTTACCGTCATCTAAAACGAAATCGACAAGAATCAGAGCTTCTGTCTTCCTCAATCACTGTGGCCGATTATTTTGGTTATGTTTCATCTCCGGAGTTACCAAGAATTTCATGA
- a CDS encoding ABC transporter ATP-binding protein — protein MKTRHSLKLWQFYLSFYERRYGKLSWSIFLSFLQSLMVLPSMYLARAAFDWAIPSRSLVSLFQVGLGMLLFSLLSATIALTNRYLTLIITKTAILKMRVQLLERLFIIPREIYRQSDYVHWHTTIVQDTERLDIMSNNSLTVVLPSVVTTISLVILLWYWNPLLLALMALISPLAFIYNYYARRKLKYTTPLFLRAFEQFSKGILFTIRSLDLIHIQSAQEWEWFRQKESIKNLYHKSIQVAWLNSAYTLTQNNLLTIAKLILLIGGGWAVIGNTISLGELIGFYIATNLLQTALQSILGTIPVFISGQASLDNIYRFFHYPISQPYNGQIQVDWQGKLSLTAITFSHGKTPILSDLSLTLWPGQVIVILGPNGCGKSTLIDLILGFYRPNSGEIVADELSYRDIDIASFRQRIGVVRQENFFFPGTVWENLTYGLNDHPESEVNHVLEIAMADYFIQQLPQGLQTKIGEDGNLLSGGQRQRLALARSLLRYPKMLILDEPTNHLDQEAIAELMANLKKVQSRPGILIVSHNLKLTEQADQVLEMNDGKLRLVSPLI, from the coding sequence GTGAAGACAAGACATTCTCTAAAGTTGTGGCAATTTTATTTGTCATTTTACGAACGACGATATGGCAAACTTTCCTGGAGTATCTTTCTCTCTTTCTTACAATCACTTATGGTTTTACCGAGTATGTACTTGGCTCGCGCTGCATTTGATTGGGCCATTCCAAGTCGAAGCTTAGTCTCTCTTTTTCAAGTTGGCTTAGGGATGCTTCTTTTTAGTCTTTTAAGTGCCACTATCGCTCTCACAAATCGTTATTTAACATTGATTATTACCAAAACAGCAATTCTAAAAATGCGCGTGCAACTCCTAGAAAGATTATTCATCATCCCCAGAGAGATATATCGTCAGTCAGATTACGTTCACTGGCACACGACTATTGTTCAAGATACTGAACGTCTAGATATTATGAGCAATAACTCTCTCACAGTGGTGCTGCCATCCGTTGTTACAACTATTAGCTTAGTTATCTTACTTTGGTATTGGAACCCATTGCTTTTAGCCTTAATGGCTCTAATTTCACCACTGGCATTTATTTATAATTACTATGCAAGGAGAAAGTTAAAATATACCACACCATTATTCTTAAGAGCATTTGAACAGTTTAGTAAGGGCATCTTATTTACTATTCGCAGTTTAGATCTAATTCATATTCAATCTGCCCAAGAATGGGAATGGTTTCGTCAGAAAGAATCAATTAAAAATTTATACCATAAAAGTATCCAAGTGGCTTGGTTAAATAGTGCTTATACCTTAACTCAAAATAACTTATTAACCATTGCTAAGTTAATACTTTTAATAGGTGGTGGTTGGGCTGTGATTGGTAATACAATTAGCTTGGGTGAGTTGATTGGATTTTATATCGCTACAAACCTGTTGCAAACTGCCTTACAATCAATATTGGGAACAATTCCAGTTTTCATTTCAGGACAAGCATCTTTAGATAATATCTATCGTTTTTTCCATTATCCAATTTCGCAGCCCTACAATGGACAGATACAGGTTGATTGGCAAGGTAAACTATCTTTAACCGCTATTACTTTCTCTCACGGTAAGACTCCAATCCTATCGGATTTAAGCTTAACCCTATGGCCAGGCCAAGTTATTGTTATTCTCGGCCCAAACGGTTGCGGAAAAAGTACTCTCATTGATTTGATCTTGGGCTTTTACCGACCCAACTCTGGAGAGATTGTGGCTGATGAGTTGTCTTATAGGGATATTGATATAGCTTCTTTTCGTCAACGAATTGGGGTTGTAAGGCAAGAAAATTTCTTCTTTCCTGGTACGGTTTGGGAAAATTTGACCTATGGTCTGAATGATCATCCTGAATCCGAAGTCAACCATGTTCTTGAAATTGCTATGGCAGATTATTTCATTCAACAATTGCCACAAGGGCTTCAGACAAAAATTGGTGAAGATGGCAATCTCTTATCTGGTGGGCAACGGCAGCGACTGGCATTGGCTCGTAGTTTATTACGTTATCCTAAGATGTTAATCTTAGATGAACCAACTAATCACTTGGATCAAGAGGCAATTGCGGAATTGATGGCTAATTTGAAGAAAGTACAATCCAGGCCTGGAATTTTAATTGTTAGCCATAACTTAAAACTAACTGAACAGGCAGATCAAGTCTTAGAAATGAATGATGGCAAGTTAAGACTAGTTTCTCCTCTTATTTAA
- a CDS encoding SDR family NAD(P)-dependent oxidoreductase, translating into MNILRRLKLVFNILKGKADPVFIISTTEPELVMDNQLLYGKNVFITGAGQNIGRSIALEMARQGANIYFLDLDPEKCKKLEFELGTYTVKFKGFQANIVNQQDIDQIIEYLSRENITIDILVNNIGIAVRKSQINDFCLSDWKMVYDTNIFSPLYLTQLVASNMIRTSTKGSIIFITSIHQWLIHNDPSYSSSKAALGMVIKEMAIDLSKFGIRVNGIAPGLIKEDEQGYPRYWQYGQLQKTSIPPKYIGRAVVYLASDYFSHFTTGTVLTIDNGVASLGYRAKSS; encoded by the coding sequence ATGAATATCTTGCGTCGTCTCAAGTTAGTCTTTAATATATTAAAAGGAAAAGCTGATCCAGTCTTCATCATATCAACCACCGAGCCAGAGTTGGTGATGGATAATCAGCTTTTGTATGGCAAAAATGTATTTATTACTGGTGCTGGGCAAAATATTGGTCGTAGCATTGCTCTAGAGATGGCCAGGCAGGGAGCAAATATCTATTTTTTAGACTTAGACCCGGAAAAATGTAAAAAGTTAGAATTTGAATTAGGTACTTACACCGTGAAGTTTAAGGGCTTTCAAGCTAATATTGTCAATCAGCAAGATATTGACCAGATTATTGAGTATTTAAGTCGAGAAAATATCACTATTGATATTTTAGTAAATAATATTGGAATTGCCGTTAGAAAATCTCAGATCAATGACTTTTGTCTATCGGATTGGAAAATGGTTTATGATACTAATATATTTAGCCCTCTCTACCTAACTCAATTAGTGGCTAGTAATATGATTAGAACCTCAACAAAGGGATCAATTATATTCATAACGTCAATCCATCAATGGCTGATCCATAATGATCCAAGCTACTCCTCCTCTAAGGCAGCATTAGGCATGGTTATCAAAGAAATGGCCATTGACTTAAGTAAATTTGGTATTCGTGTTAATGGCATTGCGCCTGGGTTAATAAAAGAAGATGAACAAGGCTACCCTCGTTACTGGCAATATGGTCAATTACAAAAAACTTCTATTCCCCCAAAATACATTGGTAGAGCTGTAGTTTATCTTGCTTCTGACTATTTTAGTCACTTTACAACTGGTACAGTTCTGACAATTGATAATGGCGTGGCAAGTTTGGGGTATCGTGCTAAATCTTCTTGA
- a CDS encoding glycosyltransferase family A protein yields MNSISMISVVMVVKNGEPYLSEAIDSIVTQTYPVDEIILVDGNSTDRTAIIAQSYDLVQYQLQREPGLAQAYNQGIESAQGEFIAFLSHDDRWSPQKLQLQIELMKREPNLGYTITNFCYFTESTLEDTYSFKLSLLERELIGHIMETLVARKNVFKQVGLLSPSLAFANDVEWFIRAEQKNIPMKAIPQILLYKRVWSGNTATINAGVNSQELLNILRQHIQQKRLGKRSD; encoded by the coding sequence ATGAACTCCATTTCTATGATCAGTGTGGTGATGGTGGTTAAAAATGGCGAACCTTATTTATCTGAAGCCATTGACAGTATTGTCACTCAAACCTATCCTGTTGATGAAATTATTCTGGTTGATGGTAACTCAACAGATCGAACTGCAATAATTGCCCAATCCTATGATCTAGTTCAATATCAGTTACAGCGAGAACCAGGCCTGGCTCAAGCCTATAATCAAGGAATTGAAAGTGCTCAAGGGGAATTTATTGCTTTTTTGTCTCATGATGATCGATGGTCGCCTCAGAAGCTTCAATTACAGATTGAATTAATGAAGAGAGAACCGAATTTAGGATACACAATTACTAATTTTTGTTACTTTACAGAGTCTACTCTAGAAGATACCTATAGTTTTAAATTATCCCTACTAGAACGAGAGCTTATTGGGCACATCATGGAAACTCTAGTAGCTCGAAAAAATGTGTTTAAGCAGGTAGGTTTACTGTCACCATCTCTTGCGTTTGCTAATGATGTTGAGTGGTTTATTCGAGCTGAACAGAAGAATATCCCTATGAAGGCTATCCCACAAATATTGCTTTACAAGCGAGTTTGGAGCGGGAATACCGCAACGATTAATGCTGGTGTTAACTCTCAGGAGTTACTTAATATTCTTCGTCAGCACATCCAGCAGAAAAGATTGGGAAAAAGAAGTGACTAA
- a CDS encoding glycosyltransferase family A protein encodes MIDGKPLVSVIIPVHNGELFLGEALASIHRQYYEPIEVIVVDDGSTDQTADIAKSDPLVHYLKSSCAGPGPARNRGLEIAKGEFVTFLDSDDFWLDNILIKFVEYLQIRPLVDIVQGLMQPYVLNSDLGVFLPHSQPVFLMQLGCCLYRKSLFQRVGTFDESLYSGQDMDWFTRAWELGIIKHRLAQVVLYYRRHEKNITKSIKILQKGRLEAFHRHLQRMKQKNSQIMDNNHSSLMDYLGAWSER; translated from the coding sequence ATGATTGATGGTAAACCCTTAGTGAGTGTTATCATACCTGTGCATAATGGAGAGCTTTTCCTCGGTGAAGCACTAGCTAGTATTCACAGACAATATTATGAGCCAATTGAAGTTATCGTGGTTGATGATGGTTCAACTGATCAGACCGCAGACATTGCAAAATCAGACCCACTAGTCCATTATTTAAAGTCTTCTTGCGCCGGCCCAGGCCCAGCCCGAAATCGGGGTTTAGAAATTGCTAAGGGAGAGTTCGTAACGTTTTTAGACTCTGATGATTTTTGGTTGGATAACATATTGATAAAATTTGTTGAATATCTCCAAATCAGGCCACTGGTTGATATAGTTCAAGGCCTAATGCAACCTTATGTCTTAAACTCAGATCTTGGTGTGTTTTTACCCCATTCTCAACCGGTATTTCTGATGCAGCTAGGTTGTTGTCTCTATCGAAAATCTCTTTTTCAGAGAGTGGGTACTTTTGATGAAAGTTTATATAGTGGTCAGGATATGGATTGGTTTACTCGGGCTTGGGAGTTAGGAATTATTAAACATCGCCTTGCTCAGGTAGTTTTATATTACCGTCGCCACGAAAAAAATATAACTAAATCTATAAAAATATTACAAAAGGGGCGATTAGAAGCGTTTCATCGACATCTTCAACGAATGAAGCAGAAAAATTCTCAGATTATGGATAATAACCATAGCTCATTGATGGACTATCTCGGGGCCTGGTCTGAAAGGTAA
- a CDS encoding radical SAM protein has translation MKIVRNLELHIIHNCNLHCESCAHYSNQYHQGLVTLGQAARWFEQWQGRVQPISFSLLGGEPTLHPQLAEFVPLVKKYFPHSKLRLVTNGFFLERHPDLPRFLRSYPRAELHISIHHDSPEYLSHLQPQLDLVFQWQREYEITIKILNSQKYWTRRYYGIGSQMEPFADNQPRQSWENCPAKHCLQLFQGQLWKCPPLAYLQLQAKKYSLSEYWQPYLNYTPLSSNCTEPELHEFLGREDESYCAMCPSNPKTFSLPNPITNISVK, from the coding sequence ATGAAAATAGTTAGAAATCTTGAACTTCATATCATTCATAACTGTAATCTACACTGTGAAAGTTGTGCTCATTATTCTAATCAATATCATCAAGGACTAGTAACTCTGGGACAAGCAGCGCGATGGTTTGAGCAATGGCAAGGACGAGTTCAGCCAATTTCCTTTTCTTTACTCGGGGGCGAGCCGACTCTTCATCCTCAGTTAGCAGAATTTGTACCGCTTGTTAAGAAATATTTTCCGCACAGTAAGTTGCGTTTAGTGACCAATGGTTTTTTTCTTGAACGGCATCCTGATCTTCCTCGATTTCTTAGGTCTTACCCTAGGGCTGAACTTCATATTTCAATCCATCACGACAGCCCAGAATATCTAAGCCACCTACAACCCCAATTAGATTTAGTTTTTCAATGGCAACGAGAGTATGAAATCACTATAAAGATTTTAAACTCTCAAAAATATTGGACACGGCGATATTATGGCATTGGTTCACAGATGGAACCTTTTGCAGATAATCAACCCCGACAAAGTTGGGAAAATTGCCCTGCGAAGCATTGTTTACAGTTATTTCAAGGGCAACTTTGGAAATGTCCTCCTCTCGCATACTTACAACTTCAAGCAAAGAAATACTCTCTTTCTGAATACTGGCAACCCTATTTAAACTACACACCACTATCGTCAAACTGCACCGAGCCAGAACTACACGAGTTTTTAGGGCGTGAAGATGAAAGCTATTGCGCTATGTGTCCATCAAATCCCAAGACATTTTCATTGCCTAATCCGATTACAAATATTTCTGTTAAGTAA